A window of the Xenopus laevis strain J_2021 chromosome 9_10L, Xenopus_laevis_v10.1, whole genome shotgun sequence genome harbors these coding sequences:
- the dhrs7b.L gene encoding dehydrogenase/reductase SDR family member 7B isoform X1 has product MFVPFRRRADRVKPMDLTSWAIFPLLLASIGVYGLYKLLQKLRSGAYLQAAVVVITGATSGLGKECAKVFYAAGSHLVLCGRDEERLKDLVQELNNMRLKSTQLHKPHMVIFDLSDVEAVNTAAKEILHLAGRVDILINNAGISYRGTILDTKVSVDRMVMDTNYFGPVALTKALLPSMIKNRRGHVVVISSVQGKISIPFRSAYSASKHATQAFFDCLRAEMSPYDIDVTVVNPGYIKTNLSLNAVTGDGSGYGVMDKNTADGRTPEEVAQTVLRAVGERRKELLVAGLVPTLAVYLRTLAPTLFFSIMSARAKKERKLKDS; this is encoded by the exons ATGTTTGTGCCTTTCAGAAGGAGAGCTGATCGTGTGAAGCCGATGGATCTGACATCATGGGCTATTTTCCCCTTGCTGCTGGCCAGTATCGGAGTGTACGGCCTGTATAAGCTACTGCAGAAGCTGCGGAGTGGCGCCTACCTACAGGCCGCCGTAGTGGTCATCACCGGAGCAACGTCTGGCTTGGGCAAAG aATGTGCAAAGGTCTTTTATGCAGCTGGCTCTCATCTTGTTTTATGTGGACGTGACGAAGAGAGATTAAAGGATCTAGTGCAGGAACTTAATAACATGCGGTTGAAATCAACTCAG CTGCACAAGCCACACATGGTGATATTTGACCTATCTGATGTGGAAGCTGTGAACACTGCAGCAAAAGAGATCCTGCACCTTGCAGGGAGGGTGGACATTCTCATAAACAATGCTGGTATCAGTTATCGTGGCACAATTCTTGACACAAAGGTCAGCGTGGATAGAATGGTGATGGACACCAACTACTTTGGACCAGTTGCTTTAACAAAAG ctctccTTCCATCTATGATCAAGAACAGACGTGGGCACGTTGTTGTAATAAGCAGTGTTCAAGGCAAAATAAGTATCCCTTTCAGATCAGCCT ATTCAGCATCAAAACATGCAACACAGGCCTTTTTCGACTGTCTGAGGGCAGAGATGTCACCATATGATATTGATGTCACAGTTGTAAACCCCGggtatataaaaacaaatctgtCATTGAATGCAGTCACTGGTGACGGTTCCGGTTATGGGG TTATGGATAAGAACACAGCAGATGGAAGAACACCAGAAGAGGTTGCACAGACTGTTCTACGTGCTGTGGGTGAAAGAAGGAAGGAGTTGTTGGTGGCTGGCTTGGTGCCCACTCTGGCAGTATATTTAAGAACTCTCGCCCCAACATTATTCTTCTCCATTATGTCAGCGAGAGCTAAAAAAGAACGAAAGCTAAAGGATTCATAA
- the dhrs7b.L gene encoding dehydrogenase/reductase SDR family member 7B isoform X2 produces MDLTSWAIFPLLLASIGVYGLYKLLQKLRSGAYLQAAVVVITGATSGLGKECAKVFYAAGSHLVLCGRDEERLKDLVQELNNMRLKSTQLHKPHMVIFDLSDVEAVNTAAKEILHLAGRVDILINNAGISYRGTILDTKVSVDRMVMDTNYFGPVALTKALLPSMIKNRRGHVVVISSVQGKISIPFRSAYSASKHATQAFFDCLRAEMSPYDIDVTVVNPGYIKTNLSLNAVTGDGSGYGVMDKNTADGRTPEEVAQTVLRAVGERRKELLVAGLVPTLAVYLRTLAPTLFFSIMSARAKKERKLKDS; encoded by the exons ATGGATCTGACATCATGGGCTATTTTCCCCTTGCTGCTGGCCAGTATCGGAGTGTACGGCCTGTATAAGCTACTGCAGAAGCTGCGGAGTGGCGCCTACCTACAGGCCGCCGTAGTGGTCATCACCGGAGCAACGTCTGGCTTGGGCAAAG aATGTGCAAAGGTCTTTTATGCAGCTGGCTCTCATCTTGTTTTATGTGGACGTGACGAAGAGAGATTAAAGGATCTAGTGCAGGAACTTAATAACATGCGGTTGAAATCAACTCAG CTGCACAAGCCACACATGGTGATATTTGACCTATCTGATGTGGAAGCTGTGAACACTGCAGCAAAAGAGATCCTGCACCTTGCAGGGAGGGTGGACATTCTCATAAACAATGCTGGTATCAGTTATCGTGGCACAATTCTTGACACAAAGGTCAGCGTGGATAGAATGGTGATGGACACCAACTACTTTGGACCAGTTGCTTTAACAAAAG ctctccTTCCATCTATGATCAAGAACAGACGTGGGCACGTTGTTGTAATAAGCAGTGTTCAAGGCAAAATAAGTATCCCTTTCAGATCAGCCT ATTCAGCATCAAAACATGCAACACAGGCCTTTTTCGACTGTCTGAGGGCAGAGATGTCACCATATGATATTGATGTCACAGTTGTAAACCCCGggtatataaaaacaaatctgtCATTGAATGCAGTCACTGGTGACGGTTCCGGTTATGGGG TTATGGATAAGAACACAGCAGATGGAAGAACACCAGAAGAGGTTGCACAGACTGTTCTACGTGCTGTGGGTGAAAGAAGGAAGGAGTTGTTGGTGGCTGGCTTGGTGCCCACTCTGGCAGTATATTTAAGAACTCTCGCCCCAACATTATTCTTCTCCATTATGTCAGCGAGAGCTAAAAAAGAACGAAAGCTAAAGGATTCATAA
- the dhrs7b.L gene encoding dehydrogenase/reductase SDR family member 7B (The RefSeq protein has 1 frameshift compared to this genomic sequence) — translation MDLTSWAIFPLLLASIGVYGLYKLLQKLRSGAYLQAAVVVITGATSGLGKECAKVFYAAGSHLVLCGRDEERLKDLVQELNNMRLKSTQLHKPHMVIFDLSDVEAVNTAAKEILHLAGRVDILINNAGISYRGTILDTKVSVDRMVMDTNYFGPVALTKALLPSMIKNRRGHVVVISSVQGKISIPFRSAYSASKHATQAFFDCLRAEMSPYDIDVTVVNPGYIKTNLSLNAVTGDGSGYGVMDKNTADGRTPEEVAQTVLRAVGERRKELLVAGLVPTLAVYLRTLAPTLFFSIMSARAKKRTKAKGFITNSNLKAKITVCI, via the exons ATGGATCTGACATCATGGGCTATTTTCCCCTTGCTGCTGGCCAGTATCGGAGTGTACGGCCTGTATAAGCTACTGCAGAAGCTGCGGAGTGGCGCCTACCTACAGGCCGCCGTAGTGGTCATCACCGGAGCAACGTCTGGCTTGGGCAAAG aATGTGCAAAGGTCTTTTATGCAGCTGGCTCTCATCTTGTTTTATGTGGACGTGACGAAGAGAGATTAAAGGATCTAGTGCAGGAACTTAATAACATGCGGTTGAAATCAACTCAG CTGCACAAGCCACACATGGTGATATTTGACCTATCTGATGTGGAAGCTGTGAACACTGCAGCAAAAGAGATCCTGCACCTTGCAGGGAGGGTGGACATTCTCATAAACAATGCTGGTATCAGTTATCGTGGCACAATTCTTGACACAAAGGTCAGCGTGGATAGAATGGTGATGGACACCAACTACTTTGGACCAGTTGCTTTAACAAAAG ctctccTTCCATCTATGATCAAGAACAGACGTGGGCACGTTGTTGTAATAAGCAGTGTTCAAGGCAAAATAAGTATCCCTTTCAGATCAGCCT ATTCAGCATCAAAACATGCAACACAGGCCTTTTTCGACTGTCTGAGGGCAGAGATGTCACCATATGATATTGATGTCACAGTTGTAAACCCCGggtatataaaaacaaatctgtCATTGAATGCAGTCACTGGTGACGGTTCCGGTTATGGGG TTATGGATAAGAACACAGCAGATGGAAGAACACCAGAAGAGGTTGCACAGACTGTTCTACGTGCTGTGGGTGAAAGAAGGAAGGAGTTGTTGGTGGCTGGCTTGGTGCCCACTCTGGCAGTATATTTAAGAACTCTCGCCCCAACATTATTCTTCTCCATTATGTCAGCGAGAGCTAAAA GAACGAAAGCTAAAGGATTCATAACTAATTCTAATCTTAAAGCCAAAATAACGGTTTGTATTTAA